One window from the genome of Gimesia aquarii encodes:
- a CDS encoding arylsulfatase, with product MNVILIMTDDQGGWDYGFMGNKHLNTPNLDAMSARGARLNRFYVSPVCTPTRANLMTGRYNYRTRAIDTYIGRAMMEPEEVTIAEVLAPAGYQTGIFGKWHLGDSYPMRPQDQGFQEVLVHRGGGIGQPSDPPEGAGQYTDPVLFHNGEQKQMKGYCTDIYFDNALNFIEQNESQNKPTFMYIATNAPHGPFHDVPEDLRKKYLAMDLTDAYGFDMNSRRKNKKQFDRTSRVFSMIENIDQNIGKLFQRLKKIGAYENTLVLFLNDNGPNGPRFVGAHRGMKGGVNEGGIRSVLVAHWPDQLKAGAVNEQIAAHYDLFPTILTATGVEKPKTLDLDGVNILPLLKNEAANWPDRSLFLQWHRGDQPTPHTNAAVVTQNFKMTFSKQNEPGKLFDLRNDPAEKRDLSSEKPALAKDLTRQYDTWFADVSSTRPDNYAPPRIHVGNAKEPTTVLTRQDWRYAGPKGKGWTRDARGHWLIHIEQGGSYDIKVQFKKQQDQKEAELTVSVGKDQFHAKVPADSSEYVFHNVTLHPGKQTVDVKVTEGETERGPMLVYLTKKSTGNSAP from the coding sequence GTGAATGTCATCCTGATCATGACGGATGATCAGGGAGGTTGGGACTACGGATTTATGGGGAACAAACACCTCAACACTCCTAATCTTGATGCTATGTCTGCAAGGGGCGCACGATTGAATCGATTTTATGTCAGCCCTGTCTGCACACCCACACGGGCCAATCTGATGACAGGTCGTTATAACTATCGTACACGTGCCATTGATACTTACATTGGTCGTGCGATGATGGAACCAGAAGAAGTAACCATCGCCGAAGTATTAGCTCCTGCCGGCTATCAAACCGGAATCTTTGGAAAGTGGCATTTGGGCGATTCTTACCCCATGCGACCTCAGGACCAGGGATTTCAGGAAGTTCTCGTTCACCGCGGAGGGGGCATCGGGCAACCCAGCGATCCACCTGAGGGGGCCGGTCAATACACGGACCCGGTTCTGTTTCACAATGGCGAGCAGAAACAGATGAAAGGGTATTGTACGGATATTTATTTTGACAATGCTTTGAATTTTATTGAACAAAATGAATCACAGAACAAACCAACGTTTATGTATATCGCCACTAATGCACCACATGGCCCATTTCACGATGTGCCTGAAGATTTGCGGAAAAAATATCTAGCGATGGATCTTACCGATGCCTATGGCTTTGATATGAATTCCAGGCGAAAAAATAAAAAGCAGTTTGATCGAACGTCGCGCGTTTTTTCAATGATTGAAAACATCGATCAGAATATTGGCAAACTGTTTCAGCGTCTCAAAAAGATCGGGGCTTACGAAAATACACTCGTATTGTTTTTGAATGACAATGGCCCTAACGGTCCTCGTTTTGTCGGTGCGCATCGTGGCATGAAAGGGGGCGTGAATGAAGGTGGCATTCGGTCTGTGTTGGTCGCACATTGGCCTGATCAATTGAAAGCAGGCGCAGTGAATGAACAGATTGCCGCTCATTACGACCTGTTCCCAACGATTCTTACAGCCACAGGGGTTGAAAAACCAAAAACGTTAGATCTGGATGGCGTCAATATTCTGCCACTGTTGAAAAATGAAGCCGCAAACTGGCCAGATCGTTCTTTGTTCCTGCAATGGCATCGTGGTGATCAGCCCACACCACATACCAATGCCGCCGTTGTCACACAAAATTTTAAGATGACATTTTCGAAACAGAATGAACCAGGAAAATTATTTGATTTACGGAATGATCCTGCAGAGAAGCGAGATCTTAGCAGTGAGAAACCGGCACTCGCCAAAGATCTCACACGCCAATATGACACCTGGTTCGCCGATGTCAGTTCTACGCGTCCTGATAATTATGCACCACCACGGATTCATGTGGGCAATGCAAAGGAACCAACCACGGTTTTAACTCGTCAGGATTGGCGGTATGCAGGTCCCAAAGGAAAAGGTTGGACTCGCGATGCACGAGGCCATTGGTTGATTCATATCGAACAAGGTGGTTCATACGACATCAAAGTACAATTCAAAAAACAACAGGACCAGAAAGAAGCAGAATTGACAGTAAGCGTCGGTAAGGATCAGTTCCATGCCAAAGTCCCCGCAGACAGTTCTGAATATGTCTTCCACAATGTGACTTTACATCCGGGCAAACAAACCGTTGATGTTAAAGTGACCGAAGGGGAAACTGAACGTGGTCCGATGCTGGTTTATCTCACCAAAAAATCCACCGGGAATTCAGCGCCATAA
- a CDS encoding sulfatase family protein, whose amino-acid sequence MPTKYCVCLIVSCFTLLYTLDSVVKAEEKQPNILYIMSDDHAAHSIGAYGGRLASLNPTPTLDRLAKEGILLKNVFCTNSICTPSRATLMTGQYSHVNGVTTLNGAIGKENQHLARLIKNAGYETAMIGKWHLKKEPAAFDYYTVLPGQGSYFNPVFRVRGPKPWPKNEFRAGGYDSKHSSDVITDLSLKWLKNRKQKQKPFFLMHHFKAPHDNFENAERYDWLYQDVKIPEPETLWNRGQHGPLDLARYGTSVSRRNERRNMGHHMFVDESLSSDEYTREAYQRYLKKFLRCVRGVDDNIKRLLEHLEKTGELENTIIIYTADQGFMLGEHDYIDKRWMYEESLRMPFIVRYPKWIKAKSTNENIINNVDFAPTLLEMAGAKKPDFMQGRSFLPILKGEKAPADWPKATYYRYWMHMAHHDNPAHYGIRTNDFKLIFFYGLPLDAPGAVKKPTPPHWELYDLKKDPHETKNVIADPAYAPIVKKLKQQLNQLKKQVGDTDEAYPELKARLGES is encoded by the coding sequence ATGCCAACCAAGTACTGTGTTTGTTTAATCGTAAGCTGCTTTACTCTGTTGTATACACTCGATTCTGTTGTTAAAGCGGAAGAGAAACAACCCAATATCTTATACATCATGTCTGATGATCACGCCGCCCATTCGATTGGTGCGTATGGAGGACGATTGGCGTCTCTGAATCCAACACCAACATTGGATCGTCTAGCCAAAGAAGGTATTTTGCTGAAGAACGTTTTTTGTACAAACTCAATTTGCACACCGAGTCGCGCCACATTAATGACGGGGCAATATTCGCATGTGAATGGTGTGACCACCTTGAATGGGGCGATTGGCAAGGAGAACCAACATCTGGCTCGGCTCATCAAAAATGCGGGTTATGAAACTGCAATGATTGGTAAATGGCATCTCAAAAAAGAGCCAGCCGCATTTGACTATTATACGGTTCTGCCAGGGCAGGGAAGTTACTTCAATCCCGTGTTTCGCGTGAGAGGGCCGAAGCCGTGGCCAAAAAATGAATTTCGTGCAGGTGGATATGACTCGAAACATTCATCGGATGTGATTACCGATCTCTCATTGAAGTGGTTGAAGAATCGAAAACAGAAACAAAAACCTTTCTTTTTAATGCATCATTTCAAGGCACCACATGACAATTTTGAAAATGCAGAACGATACGACTGGCTCTATCAGGATGTAAAAATTCCTGAACCAGAAACACTGTGGAATCGAGGACAACACGGCCCCCTTGACTTAGCGCGTTATGGAACATCAGTCAGTCGACGCAACGAGAGGCGAAACATGGGGCACCATATGTTTGTTGACGAGAGCCTCTCTTCTGATGAATACACTCGTGAAGCTTACCAGCGTTACCTCAAAAAGTTTCTGCGCTGTGTACGTGGTGTCGATGATAATATCAAACGTCTTTTAGAGCATCTCGAAAAAACGGGAGAACTGGAGAATACAATCATCATTTATACTGCCGACCAGGGCTTTATGTTAGGCGAACACGATTACATCGACAAACGCTGGATGTATGAAGAATCATTGCGAATGCCATTCATCGTTCGCTATCCGAAATGGATCAAAGCAAAGTCTACAAATGAAAACATCATTAACAATGTTGATTTTGCACCGACGTTGTTAGAGATGGCAGGAGCAAAGAAACCTGATTTCATGCAAGGTAGATCTTTCTTACCAATCCTAAAAGGTGAAAAGGCTCCCGCCGATTGGCCAAAAGCAACGTACTACCGTTACTGGATGCATATGGCACACCATGATAACCCTGCCCACTATGGAATCAGGACCAACGATTTTAAATTGATTTTCTTTTACGGCCTGCCTTTGGATGCGCCCGGTGCAGTAAAAAAACCGACGCCTCCACACTGGGAATTATATGATTTGAAAAAAGATCCTCATGAAACAAAGAATGTGATTGCCGATCCCGCTTATGCACCGATCGTGAAAAAACTGAAGCAACAGTTAAATCAACTTAAAAAACAAGTGGGGGACACTGATGAAGCCTATCCAGAATTAAAAGCACGCTTAGGTGAATCATGA
- a CDS encoding glycoside hydrolase family protein, translated as MKLTLTLCALLLIPMSTSFAEDDVVDIGSQRELFVDRMIVGKLNDATLKLHAPQLMPPVTPARPHGHYATVLNAGDKFQFYYRGDTKPGNHWKKGWEQYHDGEVTLYAESKDAIHWTLPKLGVYEDHPTFPSGNVVLMNEFLVTHNFTPFIDTRPGVPAEEKYKALGGLAYQPNQHLEVRKRRGPGGLKAFVSPDGIHWKKLQEKPVIPEAWGKYFDSQNYAFWSESEQAYVCYFRRFIKGYRGIARTTSKDFISWTPFVEMNANLPNEHLYTACTQPYFRAPHIYFALPTRFMAKRGAATDILFMSTRGSAQFDREFTQSFIRPGIGKSGWANRANYAAIGIHQTGPAEMSFFLTGGRRYAMRLDGIASVNAPLEGGTLTTKPLKFVGNELEINYSTSAAGQILVELQDASGKPISGFTLDDCEPIYGDHIARTVKWKNGVDISSLKGKPIIIHFVMEDADLYSLKFNTRAGSNQVVEAGKSRD; from the coding sequence ATGAAACTAACCCTCACCTTATGCGCACTACTGTTGATTCCAATGAGCACTTCCTTTGCCGAAGATGATGTGGTCGATATTGGATCTCAACGGGAATTATTCGTAGATCGAATGATCGTGGGAAAATTGAACGACGCAACGCTCAAACTTCATGCTCCCCAACTGATGCCACCGGTCACACCAGCACGACCACACGGCCATTACGCTACAGTCTTGAATGCAGGCGACAAATTCCAATTTTATTATCGAGGTGATACCAAACCGGGTAATCATTGGAAAAAAGGGTGGGAGCAATATCACGATGGCGAAGTGACGCTCTATGCTGAAAGCAAAGATGCAATTCACTGGACTCTACCTAAACTCGGCGTTTATGAAGATCACCCCACATTCCCGTCCGGGAATGTTGTGCTTATGAATGAATTTCTGGTCACACATAATTTCACACCATTTATTGATACACGACCTGGCGTACCAGCAGAAGAAAAATACAAGGCGCTGGGAGGCTTGGCATACCAACCCAACCAACACCTGGAAGTGCGAAAACGACGCGGTCCGGGCGGCCTAAAAGCATTTGTTTCGCCTGATGGGATTCACTGGAAGAAGCTCCAAGAAAAACCGGTCATTCCTGAAGCATGGGGGAAGTATTTTGACTCTCAGAATTATGCGTTCTGGTCTGAGAGTGAGCAGGCTTATGTCTGTTACTTTCGTCGCTTTATCAAAGGTTATCGTGGCATCGCACGCACCACTTCAAAGGATTTCATCAGCTGGACTCCATTTGTCGAAATGAACGCGAATTTACCCAATGAGCACCTTTATACAGCCTGCACGCAACCCTATTTCCGTGCACCACATATCTATTTTGCTTTGCCAACAAGATTTATGGCCAAACGGGGTGCTGCGACTGACATTCTCTTTATGAGCACACGCGGAAGTGCACAATTCGATCGCGAATTTACCCAGTCCTTCATTCGTCCCGGTATTGGGAAAAGTGGCTGGGCGAATCGCGCCAATTATGCAGCGATTGGCATTCATCAAACAGGACCAGCTGAAATGTCATTTTTTCTGACTGGTGGCCGACGCTACGCGATGAGGCTTGATGGAATTGCTTCTGTGAATGCACCATTGGAAGGAGGGACGCTTACTACGAAACCGCTGAAGTTTGTTGGCAATGAACTTGAGATCAATTATTCCACCAGTGCAGCCGGTCAAATCTTAGTAGAACTCCAAGATGCTAGTGGTAAACCTATTTCTGGCTTTACACTTGATGATTGTGAGCCCATTTATGGAGATCATATCGCACGAACCGTGAAATGGAAGAACGGGGTAGATATCTCAAGCCTGAAAGGAAAACCGATCATAATTCACTTTGTAATGGAGGACGCAGACCTCTATTCGCTGAAGTTCAATACACGAGCAGGGTCGAATCAAGTAGTTGAAGCGGGTAAGTCCCGTGATTAG
- a CDS encoding leucine-rich repeat domain-containing protein: MKPFQGTVVLFFALSVIAGCAPKPEKKQTASEKTSEAIKIKAEVPPEEVKLADSLKAVGAKLKNDKDGYVIEVDLRGTQIDDNALKDIAGLSRLRSLLLNETKITDAGLEPVGKIATLQNLDLRNCNLNNKAISHLTGLSKLKALRLSGNSDIDDDAMADINQLTNLKALMLDFLWVSGDGLSELKDLNHLEELYLAKTLVDDEGLTTLTQFPKLKKTRLSQNQISDEGLAIMAKLPQLEELDLSENSLLSDTGMKHLSGLSNLQKLNLWRVGLTDAGVEPLQGLTNLRWLNLDNTRLSNAGLKYLKDMKQLEFLHLGSTAVSDAGLADLEGLTSLKDLKLTRTAVTEKGVADLKQKLPNTEIQLKYIEGQ, encoded by the coding sequence ATGAAACCGTTTCAGGGAACAGTGGTTCTCTTTTTTGCATTATCAGTGATTGCAGGGTGCGCACCAAAACCAGAGAAGAAACAAACTGCATCCGAAAAGACTTCAGAGGCAATAAAGATAAAAGCAGAGGTTCCTCCTGAAGAAGTGAAACTGGCCGATTCATTGAAAGCGGTAGGAGCCAAGTTAAAAAACGACAAAGATGGTTATGTCATCGAAGTCGATCTTCGGGGCACGCAAATCGATGATAACGCTCTCAAGGACATTGCGGGTTTATCACGTCTGCGCTCTCTGTTGCTAAATGAAACCAAAATCACTGATGCCGGATTAGAGCCTGTTGGTAAAATTGCCACGTTACAGAATCTGGATTTACGGAACTGCAATTTAAATAATAAGGCCATTTCCCATTTAACAGGACTCTCAAAACTCAAAGCACTGCGGCTGTCTGGGAATTCTGATATCGACGACGACGCGATGGCAGATATCAATCAACTAACGAACTTAAAAGCGTTAATGCTCGACTTTCTCTGGGTCAGCGGAGATGGCCTTTCAGAGTTGAAAGATCTGAATCACCTGGAAGAGTTGTATCTGGCAAAGACACTGGTTGACGATGAAGGCTTGACCACACTGACACAATTTCCCAAGCTGAAAAAAACGCGTTTATCTCAAAACCAGATTTCAGATGAGGGGCTTGCAATCATGGCGAAGCTCCCTCAACTCGAAGAGCTTGACCTGAGCGAGAATAGCCTGCTCTCAGACACAGGTATGAAACACCTGTCTGGATTGAGTAATCTACAAAAGCTCAACCTCTGGCGTGTGGGGCTGACTGATGCCGGTGTGGAACCCTTACAAGGATTGACTAACTTACGCTGGCTCAATCTGGATAATACACGCTTGAGTAATGCAGGGTTGAAGTATTTGAAAGATATGAAACAGCTGGAGTTTCTGCACCTTGGTTCTACAGCGGTCTCTGATGCTGGATTAGCTGATCTGGAAGGATTGACGAGCCTCAAAGACCTGAAGCTGACACGTACTGCAGTCACAGAAAAAGGAGTGGCTGACTTAAAGCAGAAACTGCCGAATACCGAAATTCAATTAAAATACATTGAAGGCCAGTAG
- a CDS encoding Gfo/Idh/MocA family oxidoreductase, which produces MQNHSNFSRRDFLKSTTAGAAAISTGIWTGLAPAASKSANEKLNIACIGTANRAAADVDGVKGENIVALVDVDKNYLDRASSSFPNARVYADYREMLESEDGKIDAVVIGTTDHHHAPASIRAIRKGLHVYCEKPLTHTVQEARIIAEEAKKQGVATQLGTQIHAGDNYRRVVEIVQSGVLGDVGEVHVWVGKGWGGGDLPTDTQEPPQNLNWDLWLGPAPVRPFAAGRYHPAQWRRWWQFGQGTLGDMACHYMDLPFWALSLRHPTHCEAEGPEVHPEACPHGLKVRYQFPSRDKLVPVNLTWYDGNMIPKKVAGQRVPGSGVMFVGTEGTMFANYGSYKLFPKEKFANFTPPKQTIPKSIGHHAEWIKACKDGSPTTCNFDYSGALTEAVLLGNVSYRAKQALEWDAANLKATNCPDADKYISKEYREGWEVA; this is translated from the coding sequence ATGCAAAACCATTCAAATTTCAGTCGCCGTGATTTTCTTAAGTCGACCACTGCAGGAGCAGCCGCAATTTCTACAGGTATTTGGACGGGGCTTGCACCCGCTGCTTCCAAATCTGCCAATGAAAAACTGAATATTGCCTGCATCGGAACTGCGAATCGGGCTGCAGCTGATGTGGATGGCGTCAAAGGAGAAAATATTGTTGCTCTGGTAGATGTTGATAAAAACTATCTTGACCGGGCCTCTTCCAGTTTTCCTAATGCCCGAGTCTACGCTGATTATCGTGAGATGCTCGAAAGTGAAGATGGAAAGATTGACGCCGTTGTGATTGGTACGACTGATCATCATCATGCCCCTGCTTCGATTCGCGCGATTCGAAAAGGCTTGCATGTCTACTGTGAAAAACCACTCACTCATACGGTTCAGGAAGCACGCATCATTGCTGAAGAAGCAAAAAAGCAGGGTGTCGCGACACAACTGGGAACGCAAATCCATGCTGGAGACAATTATCGCCGTGTTGTGGAAATTGTTCAGTCGGGAGTCCTGGGTGATGTCGGTGAAGTACACGTCTGGGTTGGAAAAGGCTGGGGTGGCGGTGATCTTCCTACCGATACCCAAGAGCCCCCTCAGAATTTAAATTGGGATTTATGGCTTGGGCCAGCTCCTGTGCGTCCTTTCGCTGCAGGTCGCTATCATCCTGCCCAATGGCGTCGCTGGTGGCAGTTCGGTCAGGGAACCTTAGGCGATATGGCCTGCCATTATATGGATCTCCCTTTCTGGGCGCTTAGCCTGCGTCATCCTACGCACTGCGAAGCGGAAGGACCAGAAGTTCATCCGGAAGCGTGTCCACATGGATTGAAGGTGCGCTATCAATTCCCGAGCCGTGATAAACTGGTTCCCGTCAATTTGACCTGGTACGATGGGAATATGATTCCGAAAAAAGTAGCAGGCCAACGTGTCCCCGGTAGTGGTGTCATGTTCGTTGGAACGGAAGGCACCATGTTTGCAAACTATGGAAGTTACAAATTATTCCCCAAAGAAAAATTTGCCAACTTCACACCACCCAAACAAACCATTCCCAAATCGATTGGCCACCATGCCGAGTGGATCAAGGCTTGTAAAGATGGCTCACCAACGACTTGCAACTTTGATTATTCTGGTGCTTTAACAGAAGCAGTGTTGTTAGGAAATGTTTCCTATCGTGCAAAACAGGCATTGGAATGGGATGCCGCCAATCTCAAAGCGACCAATTGTCCTGATGCCGACAAGTACATCAGCAAAGAGTACCGTGAAGGCTGGGAAGTCGCTTAG